From a region of the Deinococcus aestuarii genome:
- a CDS encoding C1 family peptidase — protein MPKTAAPRTVTVPQVGAVHLSAVPDAFDGRDLEYRPRLQPLPVRLDWRDAKGERYVMRQEGNACTGHAVAAVVNTVLARTSGDTAPRVSPYMLYRLARRYDEFPGEEDAGSSLRGCFKGWFHHGVALEETWPLLRMRPEPDPGEREFARACRERPLGAFYRVNPYRLDDMQSAISELNAVAVSGVLHEGWLSPRVLRQGERDLHLIARPVNARALGGHAYALVGYNEVGFLVQNSWGERWGARGFATLPYEDWLETAYDAWVARPGVPSTPFSSGRRQGALGTRGRLVSAPGPDLRRLAAHVVNLGNEGRLSAQGRFVSSPAQVERLFEHMGERHAHWLEHGRADCRHVLLYAHGGLVSEADGLDLAQKHLNWWLNNGVYPVYFAWQSGPVETLVNHLTDRLQERLPAGGLGFDLVEQFDRLVEGVARTTLAWMWDEMKENARAASLPLRRAVTWPLTSSAAQDALAALPGASLVVDRLGRYREEHGPENVAVHLVGHSAGSIFHAALLERLLAAGIPAESLTLLAPALRVDEFRRRVLPHLGDPARVGRFATFAMSDERELDDTCSYGGLTGYHKSLLYLVSRALERPGRGDRGEVPLLGMQRFAQMEPDGGGPTLLEEIEARGGAYVTSPSAEPDDARSDATTHGGFDDDAPTMTSVLMHVLNVRAATARMGYQRDAALDDVLAVGARAAGGDGEAEVLRAASPLPVTSTVGAPSQVPLGQTAEPRERRPLPPPSRFPLLEVRDAPRTGFPILDLLESEGWREGPPAP, from the coding sequence ATGCCCAAGACCGCCGCGCCGCGTACCGTCACCGTTCCGCAGGTGGGGGCCGTCCACCTGAGCGCCGTGCCCGACGCCTTCGACGGGCGCGACCTGGAGTACCGCCCGAGGCTACAGCCCCTCCCGGTGAGGCTCGACTGGCGGGACGCGAAGGGAGAGCGCTACGTGATGCGCCAGGAGGGCAACGCCTGCACCGGGCACGCGGTCGCCGCCGTGGTGAACACCGTGCTCGCCCGCACCTCCGGGGACACGGCGCCGCGCGTGAGCCCCTACATGCTCTACCGCCTCGCCCGCCGCTACGACGAGTTCCCCGGGGAGGAGGACGCGGGCTCCTCGCTGCGCGGCTGCTTCAAGGGCTGGTTCCACCACGGGGTCGCGCTGGAGGAGACGTGGCCCCTGCTGAGGATGCGGCCCGAGCCCGACCCCGGGGAGCGCGAGTTCGCCCGCGCGTGCCGCGAGCGGCCCCTGGGTGCGTTCTACCGGGTCAACCCCTACCGCCTCGACGACATGCAGTCGGCGATCAGCGAGCTGAACGCCGTCGCCGTCTCGGGCGTGCTCCACGAGGGCTGGCTGAGCCCGCGCGTGCTGCGGCAGGGGGAGCGCGACCTCCACCTCATCGCCCGCCCGGTGAACGCCCGGGCGCTCGGGGGCCACGCCTACGCCCTGGTGGGCTACAACGAGGTGGGGTTCCTCGTGCAGAACTCGTGGGGAGAGCGCTGGGGTGCTCGGGGCTTCGCCACCCTCCCGTACGAGGACTGGCTGGAGACCGCCTACGACGCCTGGGTGGCGCGGCCGGGGGTGCCCAGCACGCCCTTTTCGTCGGGTCGGCGGCAGGGCGCGCTGGGCACGCGGGGGCGGCTGGTGAGCGCGCCGGGCCCCGACCTCCGGCGGCTCGCCGCCCACGTCGTCAACCTCGGCAACGAGGGGCGGCTCTCCGCCCAGGGGCGCTTCGTGAGTTCGCCCGCACAGGTGGAGCGCCTCTTCGAGCATATGGGCGAGCGCCACGCCCACTGGCTGGAGCACGGCCGGGCCGACTGCCGCCACGTCCTGCTCTACGCCCACGGCGGGCTGGTGAGCGAGGCGGACGGGCTGGACCTCGCCCAGAAGCACCTGAACTGGTGGCTGAACAACGGCGTGTACCCGGTCTACTTCGCGTGGCAGAGCGGCCCGGTCGAGACGCTCGTCAACCACCTCACCGATAGGTTACAGGAACGCCTCCCGGCGGGGGGCCTGGGCTTCGATCTCGTCGAGCAGTTCGACCGCCTGGTGGAGGGGGTGGCGCGGACCACCCTGGCCTGGATGTGGGACGAGATGAAGGAGAACGCCCGGGCGGCGAGCCTGCCCCTGCGCCGCGCCGTGACCTGGCCGCTCACGTCCTCGGCGGCGCAGGACGCCCTGGCCGCCCTGCCCGGCGCGAGCCTCGTCGTGGACCGGCTGGGGCGCTACCGCGAGGAACACGGCCCGGAGAACGTCGCCGTGCATCTGGTGGGGCACAGCGCGGGCTCGATCTTCCACGCGGCGCTGCTGGAGCGGCTGCTCGCGGCCGGGATTCCCGCCGAGTCACTGACCCTCCTCGCCCCGGCCCTGCGGGTGGACGAGTTCCGCCGCCGGGTGCTGCCCCACCTCGGCGACCCGGCGCGGGTCGGGCGCTTCGCCACCTTCGCCATGAGCGACGAGCGAGAACTCGACGACACCTGCTCGTACGGCGGCCTGACCGGCTATCACAAGTCGCTGCTCTACCTCGTCTCGCGCGCGCTGGAGCGGCCCGGGCGGGGCGACCGGGGCGAGGTCCCGCTGCTGGGAATGCAGCGGTTTGCGCAGATGGAGCCTGACGGGGGCGGCCCGACCCTGCTGGAAGAAATCGAGGCGCGCGGCGGGGCGTACGTCACCTCCCCGTCGGCCGAGCCGGACGACGCGCGCTCGGACGCCACCACCCACGGCGGCTTCGACGACGACGCCCCGACGATGACCTCCGTCCTGATGCACGTGCTGAACGTCCGGGCGGCCACGGCCCGGATGGGCTACCAGCGGGACGCCGCCCTCGACGACGTGCTGGCGGTCGGGGCGCGGGCTGCCGGGGGGGACGGGGAGGCCGAGGTCCTGCGCGCCGCGTCCCCGCTGCCCGTGACGAGTACGGTGGGCGCGCCGAGTCAGGTTCCCCTGGGGCAGACCGCCGAGCCCCGCGAGCGCCGCCCCCTGCCGCCCCCCAGCCGCTTTCCCCTGCTGGAGGTGCGTGACGCCCCCCGCACCGGCTTCCCCATCCTCGACCTGCTGGAGAGCGAGGGCTGGCGCGAGGGTCCTCCCGCCCCGTAA
- a CDS encoding alanyl-tRNA editing protein — protein sequence MTRLLFREEPALLTFGATVTAAREGAAALDATAFYPEGGGQNGDVGVLRWNGGEVRVEGTRKGEGGVVWHELEGSGPGVGAVVTGEVDAARRWRNSQRHSGEHLLAQAFHRVSPAFAVAAVSMRNAESTLDLHGDPGEADVRSAEELLRETLARTPLTLDTPTVPSADLHRYPLRREAKVGGDVRLVIFRGPDGVPFDVSACGGTHVPHASMAAPVVVLRTERVRGGLTRVVFMAGEEAAEYLGGVYAGSRALAQEFSVPVGRLPERVAALSAERDAQRTEAAGLRARLARLLVGAAPAEELGGVSLRALTLDDPALLADVLAATPAGEVVAALAPGGRCGVGSAREDVPAGALLGRALEATGGRGGGRPALAQGTTLEPGAFLEAVRAALLAPRRPDQET from the coding sequence ATGACCCGCCTGCTGTTTCGCGAAGAACCGGCCCTTCTCACCTTCGGCGCGACCGTCACCGCCGCGCGGGAGGGGGCCGCCGCCCTGGACGCCACCGCCTTTTATCCCGAGGGCGGCGGGCAGAACGGGGACGTGGGGGTGCTGCGCTGGAACGGGGGGGAGGTCCGCGTCGAGGGCACCCGCAAGGGCGAGGGCGGCGTAGTCTGGCACGAGCTGGAGGGGTCGGGGCCAGGGGTCGGCGCGGTCGTCACGGGCGAGGTGGACGCGGCGCGGCGCTGGCGCAACTCCCAGCGGCACAGCGGCGAGCACCTCCTGGCGCAGGCGTTCCACCGGGTGAGCCCGGCCTTTGCGGTGGCGGCAGTGAGTATGCGGAATGCCGAGTCCACCCTCGACCTGCACGGTGACCCGGGCGAGGCCGACGTGCGGTCCGCCGAGGAACTGCTGCGCGAGACACTCGCCCGCACGCCCCTGACGCTGGACACGCCGACGGTGCCGAGCGCGGACCTCCACCGCTACCCGCTGCGGCGCGAGGCGAAGGTGGGGGGCGACGTGCGGCTGGTGATCTTCCGCGGCCCGGACGGGGTGCCCTTCGACGTGAGCGCGTGCGGGGGCACCCACGTCCCCCACGCCTCGATGGCGGCGCCCGTGGTCGTGCTGCGGACCGAGCGCGTCCGGGGCGGGCTGACCCGCGTGGTCTTCATGGCGGGGGAGGAGGCCGCGGAGTACCTGGGCGGGGTGTACGCGGGGAGCCGGGCGCTGGCGCAGGAGTTCAGCGTCCCCGTAGGGCGGCTGCCGGAGCGGGTGGCGGCCCTCTCCGCCGAGCGCGACGCCCAGAGGACGGAGGCGGCTGGCCTGCGGGCCCGGCTCGCCCGGCTTCTGGTGGGGGCCGCGCCCGCGGAGGAGCTTGGGGGCGTGTCCCTCCGCGCCCTGACCCTCGACGACCCCGCCCTGCTCGCCGACGTGCTCGCCGCCACCCCTGCGGGTGAGGTGGTGGCCGCCCTCGCCCCCGGTGGACGCTGCGGCGTCGGCAGCGCGCGGGAGGACGTGCCCGCCGGGGCGCTGCTGGGGCGCGCGCTGGAGGCCACGGGCGGCCGGGGTGGCGGTCGGCCCGCGCTCGCCCAGGGGACGACCCTGGAGCCCGGGGCGTTTCTGGAGGCCGTGCGGGCGGCGCTCCTCGCGCCCCGGCGGCCGGATCAGGAGACCTGA
- a CDS encoding nuclease-related domain-containing protein, producing the protein MIAKEHEPFPTTDRLQKAGDEAEKQMAHYLRRAFGDDPDVHIFNGLRFEHGGEVAQIDHLVFHRAGMIIVESKSVTSAVRINEREEWARRWDGRWRGMASPVLQARRQADLLRSLLQAHREQLRNKVLFGLKQGGFRAFMINVVVAISDRGVVEHQGKLPDVKKADQVPDRVRELIADHTQLAHPFSRDKRAEQWGFNLSPEEVVRVGAFLRTQHQGRPPNPDPSCPPVASAPSQGVGWASPVSPPSARFAAQNSRCGKCEATDLEIRFGHSYYFKCRSCGANTVLKLTCTTCGGPQRTRKSGTEFYAECSTCRTSELYFTNP; encoded by the coding sequence ATGATCGCCAAGGAGCACGAACCTTTCCCCACCACCGACCGCCTGCAAAAGGCCGGGGACGAGGCCGAGAAACAAATGGCCCACTACCTCAGGCGCGCGTTCGGTGACGACCCGGACGTGCACATCTTCAACGGGCTTCGCTTTGAACATGGGGGCGAGGTGGCACAGATCGACCATCTGGTCTTCCACCGTGCGGGCATGATCATTGTCGAGAGCAAGAGTGTGACCAGCGCGGTGCGAATCAACGAACGTGAAGAGTGGGCGAGGAGATGGGACGGACGGTGGCGGGGCATGGCCTCCCCAGTCTTGCAGGCGAGACGCCAGGCTGATCTGCTCAGGTCGCTTCTCCAAGCGCACCGGGAGCAACTGAGGAATAAGGTCCTGTTCGGTTTGAAGCAGGGCGGATTTCGAGCTTTCATGATCAACGTGGTTGTGGCGATCAGCGACAGAGGAGTCGTGGAGCATCAAGGAAAACTCCCGGACGTGAAAAAGGCCGATCAGGTACCTGATCGGGTCAGGGAACTCATCGCGGACCACACCCAGCTCGCCCACCCCTTCAGCCGCGACAAGCGGGCGGAGCAGTGGGGCTTCAACCTCTCGCCCGAGGAGGTCGTGCGGGTGGGTGCCTTCCTGCGGACGCAGCACCAAGGTCGCCCGCCCAACCCTGACCCGTCGTGCCCGCCTGTCGCGTCGGCACCGAGCCAGGGCGTTGGGTGGGCGTCTCCGGTTTCCCCCCCATCAGCACGGTTCGCGGCTCAAAACTCCCGTTGCGGGAAGTGCGAGGCCACCGATCTAGAGATCAGGTTCGGTCACAGTTACTATTTCAAGTGCAGAAGCTGCGGCGCGAACACGGTGCTCAAATTGACCTGCACGACCTGTGGAGGGCCGCAGCGGACCCGCAAGAGCGGCACCGAGTTCTACGCCGAGTGTTCGACCTGCCGAACGTCGGAGCTGTACTTCACCAACCCGTAG
- a CDS encoding MDR family MFS transporter: MTNPPPPGARAAAQRINYAQTLDMRTKRVILFGVLLGLFLSALDQTIVATAMPRIAQDLDGLNLYSWVTTAYLLTNTALVPIYGKLSDLYGRKPILMTGITIFLLGSALCGLSGEPFLGNLFGGGMMQLVVFRGLQGVGAAALGSVAFAIIADLFEPVDRPRYQGLFGAVFGLSSVIGPLLGGFLTDQISWRWVFYVNLPLGLIALSFIASRMPRLASGLEAKVDWLGAFLILVFTVPLLLALTWGADGNYAWTSPTILGLFGLSAVSLVAFLFVEGRHESPILPLALFRNPTFAWGAVARFLIGAGFLGAILFLSLYLVNVQGVSATAAGTATIPLTVGLIIGSIGSGQIASRIGRYKPLILIGLGLAALGFFSLSTLTADTPYNGVVLRMVLLGLGLGPALPLFTTALQLSVKPWEIGVATSAGQFFQQMGSTIGTAVFGALLTAGLSTQLTRNFEQAKVGQPPAVQAILTQSQQAAAQNSGGAFGAGPQAGGTDQASGLAAVRRQVEAAVQSGNAAALGQIAQNPALPQGLREGLGRIPAQALATEQGRAGVLSQLNEQYAAFEAAGQRIERVVKVSFAGAIANIYRWSIGVALLAFLATLMMPNLSMPTRRRGERVPAAHVEV, from the coding sequence ATGACCAATCCCCCCCCACCCGGCGCCCGCGCCGCCGCCCAGCGCATCAACTACGCGCAGACGCTCGACATGCGCACCAAGCGCGTGATCCTCTTCGGCGTGCTGCTCGGCCTCTTTCTGAGCGCGCTCGACCAGACCATCGTGGCGACCGCCATGCCGCGCATCGCCCAGGACCTCGACGGGCTGAACCTGTACTCGTGGGTCACGACCGCCTACCTCCTGACGAACACGGCGCTCGTGCCCATCTACGGCAAGCTCTCGGACCTGTACGGGCGCAAGCCCATCCTGATGACCGGCATCACGATCTTTCTGCTGGGCTCGGCGCTGTGCGGCCTGTCCGGCGAGCCCTTCCTGGGCAACCTCTTCGGCGGCGGCATGATGCAGCTCGTGGTGTTCCGGGGCCTTCAGGGCGTCGGGGCGGCGGCGCTGGGCTCGGTGGCCTTTGCCATCATCGCCGACCTGTTCGAGCCGGTGGACCGCCCCCGCTACCAGGGCCTCTTCGGCGCTGTCTTCGGCCTGAGCAGCGTGATCGGGCCGCTGCTCGGCGGCTTCCTGACCGACCAGATTTCGTGGCGCTGGGTGTTTTACGTGAACCTGCCGCTGGGACTGATCGCGCTCTCCTTCATCGCCTCCCGGATGCCCCGGCTCGCCAGCGGGTTAGAGGCGAAGGTGGACTGGCTGGGCGCGTTCCTGATCCTGGTCTTCACCGTGCCCCTCCTCCTCGCGCTGACCTGGGGGGCGGACGGGAACTACGCCTGGACGAGCCCGACGATCCTGGGGCTCTTCGGCCTCTCCGCCGTCTCGCTCGTCGCCTTTTTGTTCGTGGAGGGCCGCCACGAGAGCCCGATCCTGCCGCTCGCGCTCTTTCGCAACCCCACCTTCGCGTGGGGGGCGGTGGCCCGCTTCCTGATCGGGGCGGGGTTCCTGGGGGCGATCCTCTTCTTGAGCCTGTACCTCGTGAACGTGCAGGGGGTCAGCGCCACCGCCGCCGGGACCGCCACCATTCCGCTCACGGTCGGGCTGATCATCGGCTCCATCGGCTCGGGGCAGATCGCCAGCCGCATCGGGCGCTACAAGCCGCTCATCCTGATCGGGCTGGGGCTCGCCGCGCTGGGCTTTTTCAGCCTGAGCACCCTGACCGCCGACACGCCCTACAACGGCGTGGTGCTGCGGATGGTGCTGCTGGGCCTGGGGCTGGGGCCCGCGCTGCCCCTGTTCACCACCGCCCTGCAACTTTCCGTCAAGCCCTGGGAGATCGGCGTGGCGACGAGCGCCGGGCAGTTTTTCCAGCAGATGGGCAGCACCATCGGCACGGCGGTCTTCGGGGCGCTCCTGACCGCCGGGCTCTCGACCCAGCTCACCCGCAACTTCGAGCAGGCCAAGGTGGGCCAGCCCCCCGCCGTGCAGGCGATCCTGACCCAGAGCCAGCAGGCCGCCGCGCAAAATTCGGGCGGGGCCTTCGGCGCGGGTCCCCAGGCGGGCGGCACCGACCAGGCCAGCGGGCTCGCGGCCGTGCGCCGTCAGGTGGAGGCCGCCGTCCAGAGCGGCAACGCCGCCGCCCTCGGCCAGATCGCGCAGAACCCGGCGCTCCCCCAGGGTCTGCGGGAAGGCCTGGGCCGCATTCCCGCGCAGGCGCTCGCCACCGAGCAGGGCCGCGCCGGGGTGCTGAGCCAGCTCAACGAGCAGTACGCCGCCTTCGAGGCCGCCGGGCAGCGCATCGAGCGCGTCGTCAAGGTCTCCTTCGCGGGGGCCATCGCCAACATCTACCGCTGGAGCATCGGCGTCGCCCTGCTCGCCTTCCTCGCCACGTTGATGATGCCCAACCTCTCCATGCCCACCCGCAGGCGCGGGGAACGGGTCCCGGCGGCGCACGTCGAGGTGTAG
- a CDS encoding DsbA family protein: MTRLQGNNQGRTVLVIGTLIAAVLVALALFAVRGRPAAGEGPVSFDLTGQPVLGREDAPVTLVVFEDFKCPNCKRFEEEFLPQLRSQYIDTGKARLVSLNFPFLAENARLPVDDSKFAAQAAECAYQQGGGQAYERMKQLIFRAQGPEDQVWATKARLKELAGSVDGLDTARFNTCLDGDETAAAVDADERQAREAGVGGTPSIYVNGKLLPSYDAATVGAAIDAALQ, from the coding sequence GTGACCAGACTTCAGGGCAACAACCAGGGCCGCACGGTGCTCGTGATCGGGACCCTGATCGCCGCCGTCCTCGTCGCGCTCGCGCTGTTCGCGGTGCGCGGCAGGCCCGCCGCCGGGGAGGGGCCGGTGAGCTTCGACCTGACGGGCCAGCCCGTGCTCGGGCGGGAGGACGCGCCCGTCACCCTGGTGGTGTTCGAGGACTTCAAGTGCCCCAACTGCAAGCGGTTCGAGGAGGAGTTCTTGCCCCAGCTTCGCTCGCAGTACATCGACACCGGGAAGGCGAGGCTCGTCTCCCTGAATTTCCCGTTTCTCGCCGAGAACGCGCGCCTGCCCGTGGACGACAGCAAATTTGCCGCGCAGGCCGCCGAGTGCGCGTATCAGCAGGGCGGCGGCCAGGCCTACGAGCGGATGAAGCAGCTCATCTTCCGCGCCCAGGGCCCCGAGGATCAGGTCTGGGCCACCAAGGCCCGACTCAAGGAACTCGCGGGCAGCGTGGACGGCCTCGACACGGCCCGCTTCAACACCTGCCTGGACGGCGATGAGACCGCCGCCGCCGTGGACGCCGACGAGCGGCAGGCGCGGGAGGCCGGGGTTGGCGGCACGCCCAGCATCTACGTGAACGGCAAGCTCCTCCCGAGCTACGACGCGGCGACCGTCGGGGCCGCCATCGATGCCGCCCTCCAGTAG
- a CDS encoding MarR family winged helix-turn-helix transcriptional regulator, whose product MTDPHAQANAPNDAQRASADAARLAAEMRRLHRLISSRVLLNMQDELQGHELSFTQMTVMHQLRAQAPLTVTALAERARLSLPAMSHLVERLVRRGLAERRENPGNRREKLVALTAQGQDIVNRMDAQFIGAYETAFSGVRPGTIRAAADAVRALVAEVGPGPDCTPPSQENP is encoded by the coding sequence ATGACCGACCCGCACGCGCAGGCCAACGCCCCGAACGACGCCCAGCGGGCCAGCGCCGACGCCGCCCGGCTGGCGGCGGAGATGCGGCGGCTGCACCGGCTCATCAGCAGCCGGGTGCTGCTGAACATGCAAGACGAGTTGCAGGGCCACGAGCTGAGCTTTACCCAGATGACGGTGATGCACCAGCTCCGCGCCCAGGCTCCCCTGACCGTCACGGCGCTCGCCGAGCGCGCCCGGCTGAGCCTGCCCGCGATGAGTCACCTCGTCGAGCGGCTGGTGCGCCGGGGCCTCGCCGAGCGGCGGGAGAACCCGGGCAACCGCCGCGAGAAGCTCGTCGCCCTGACCGCGCAGGGCCAGGACATCGTGAACCGGATGGACGCGCAGTTTATCGGCGCGTACGAGACCGCCTTCAGCGGGGTGAGACCGGGGACGATCCGCGCCGCCGCCGACGCCGTGCGCGCGCTGGTGGCCGAGGTCGGCCCCGGCCCCGACTGCACCCCCCCCTCCCAGGAGAACCCATGA
- a CDS encoding SDR family NAD(P)-dependent oxidoreductase, translating to MTGKGRGTGGEDAPPTPGESGTVIVTGAARGIGRAVAELYAERGHRVLSVDLTMPPVLRGQPRVRADVSTAAGRERILRAARPLGAVGVLVNNAAYQGAHGGVLEVSERGWMRSLGVNLTAPLLLTRTLIDLMGRGSAVVNIASVQGLFAEQNNAAYNASKGGLVNLTRAMALDLAGRGVRVNAVAPGAIATEGVLQAIAGSEDPGQTRRDYEDLHALRRLGEPREVAQVIYFLGSPEASFLTGAILPVDGGMTASFMMAGRPV from the coding sequence ATGACGGGCAAGGGCAGGGGCACCGGGGGGGAGGACGCGCCGCCGACGCCGGGAGAATCCGGCACGGTGATCGTGACGGGGGCGGCGCGGGGGATCGGGAGGGCGGTCGCGGAGCTGTACGCCGAGCGGGGGCACCGGGTCCTGAGCGTGGACCTGACCATGCCGCCGGTGTTGCGCGGGCAGCCGCGCGTGCGGGCGGACGTGAGCACCGCCGCCGGGCGCGAGCGCATCCTGCGGGCGGCGCGGCCCTTGGGCGCCGTGGGGGTTCTCGTGAACAACGCCGCCTACCAGGGCGCGCACGGCGGCGTGCTGGAGGTCAGCGAGCGCGGCTGGATGCGCAGCCTGGGCGTGAACCTCACCGCGCCCCTCCTGCTCACCCGCACCCTGATCGACCTGATGGGCCGGGGCAGCGCCGTGGTCAACATCGCCTCGGTGCAGGGCCTCTTCGCCGAGCAGAATAATGCCGCCTACAACGCCAGCAAGGGCGGGCTGGTCAACCTCACCCGCGCGATGGCCCTCGACCTCGCTGGGCGCGGCGTGCGCGTCAACGCCGTCGCCCCCGGCGCCATCGCCACCGAGGGCGTCTTGCAGGCCATCGCCGGGAGCGAGGACCCCGGCCAGACTCGACGCGACTACGAGGACCTCCACGCCCTGCGCCGCCTCGGCGAGCCGCGCGAGGTCGCCCAGGTCATCTACTTCCTGGGCAGCCCCGAGGCGAGCTTCCTGACCGGCGCGATCTTGCCGGTCGACGGCGGCATGACGGCCAGTTTCATGATGGCGGGGAGGCCGGTCTGA
- a CDS encoding M28 family peptidase, producing MRQLGMRAVLGALLLGSTAVASIENDFSAVLKFGPRVTGTPANEGARTYLEGQFRALGYTTRRETFSYPRFDDLGSDVRVGERTLRGFALQGSAGGEVSAPVALVPGVGTPEDFRGANVRGKVAVVRRGQLPFAQKARNALAAGARGLVVVNNTDGELRSGTLGERVELPVLGVSTTTGAGLQEGQPVTLAVRVRQGDVRGVNVVAYKAGVTRPELLFGAHMDSVAGAPGANDNLSGTLAVLDLARRSVNTSLANRSYFVLFDGEEDGLRGSRAFVKDNAALVGSLRAMFNFDMVGVNADPLGVSGDGALVNAAREAVPTLQAFSGGGGGSDHASFAQAGVATLFFHTGIDRNYHQPTDTVLDPALIRTTVDAAQKTVDAVLSAAPASR from the coding sequence ATGCGTCAATTGGGAATGCGCGCGGTGCTGGGCGCGTTGTTGCTGGGTTCCACGGCTGTGGCCTCCATCGAAAACGACTTTTCCGCCGTCTTGAAATTCGGCCCCCGGGTGACGGGCACTCCGGCGAACGAGGGGGCCCGCACGTACCTGGAGGGGCAGTTCCGTGCCCTGGGGTACACCACCCGCCGCGAGACGTTCTCGTACCCGCGCTTCGACGACCTCGGCTCGGACGTGCGGGTGGGCGAGCGGACCCTGCGCGGCTTCGCCCTCCAGGGGAGCGCGGGCGGGGAGGTCAGCGCGCCCGTGGCCCTCGTGCCCGGCGTCGGCACGCCGGAGGACTTCCGGGGAGCGAACGTGCGGGGCAAGGTCGCCGTGGTGCGGCGCGGTCAGCTTCCCTTCGCGCAAAAGGCCCGGAACGCCCTCGCGGCGGGGGCGAGGGGGCTGGTCGTCGTGAACAACACGGACGGGGAGCTGCGCAGCGGCACCCTCGGCGAGCGGGTGGAGCTGCCGGTGCTGGGCGTGTCGACCACCACCGGGGCGGGCCTGCAGGAGGGGCAGCCGGTCACGCTCGCGGTGCGGGTGCGCCAGGGCGACGTGCGCGGCGTGAACGTGGTCGCCTACAAGGCGGGGGTCACGCGGCCGGAGCTGCTCTTCGGCGCCCACATGGACTCGGTGGCCGGGGCGCCGGGCGCGAACGACAACCTCTCGGGCACGCTGGCCGTACTCGACCTCGCGCGGCGGTCGGTGAACACCTCGCTGGCGAACCGGAGCTACTTCGTCCTCTTCGACGGCGAGGAGGACGGGTTGCGGGGCTCGCGGGCCTTCGTGAAGGACAACGCGGCCCTGGTGGGGAGCCTCCGGGCCATGTTCAACTTCGACATGGTGGGCGTGAACGCCGACCCCCTCGGCGTGAGCGGCGACGGCGCCCTCGTGAACGCCGCGCGCGAGGCGGTGCCGACGCTGCAGGCGTTCTCGGGCGGGGGCGGCGGGAGCGACCACGCCTCCTTCGCGCAGGCGGGGGTGGCGACCCTCTTTTTCCACACGGGGATCGACCGCAACTACCACCAGCCGACCGACACCGTGCTCGACCCCGCGCTCATCCGCACGACGGTGGACGCGGCCCAGAAGACCGTGGACGCCGTGCTGAGCGCCGCACCCGCCAGCCGGTAA
- a CDS encoding disulfide bond formation protein B yields the protein MTPFGRLYLAWVVALAATLGSLYFSEVRGFAPCALCWFQRVAMYPLALLLGIAALRGDLGIRAYALPLAVLGWLVALVHNLEDWGVIETLRVCSAASSVPCNVHWPVWSGPLANLNSVLTIPALALIAFTLIIGLLSWGRARRL from the coding sequence GTGACCCCCTTTGGCCGTCTCTACCTCGCCTGGGTCGTGGCCCTCGCCGCCACCCTGGGCAGCCTGTACTTCAGCGAGGTGCGGGGCTTCGCGCCGTGCGCGCTGTGCTGGTTTCAGCGCGTCGCCATGTACCCCCTCGCCCTGCTCCTCGGCATCGCGGCCCTGCGCGGCGACCTGGGGATCAGAGCCTATGCGCTCCCCCTCGCCGTGCTCGGCTGGCTCGTCGCCCTCGTGCACAACCTGGAGGACTGGGGCGTGATCGAGACCCTGCGCGTGTGCAGCGCCGCTTCCTCCGTGCCCTGCAACGTCCACTGGCCCGTGTGGAGCGGCCCCCTCGCCAACCTCAACTCGGTGCTCACCATCCCCGCCCTCGCCCTGATCGCCTTCACGCTGATCATCGGGCTGCTGAGTTGGGGGCGGGCGCGGAGGCTGTAG